The genome window GGGCCCATTTGCGCATGCTCGGCGCGTTGCTGGAACGTCGGGCCGAGCAGGCTTGACGGCCCGTCAGGCGGTTTTCGTCCCCATGGCCTTGCGGGCCGTGAGCATGCGGGCGTTGGGCAGGATGATTCCGGCCACGATGAAGACCACGCCGAAGAGCTGCAGGGCCACCACCTGCTCGCCGAGGATCAGCCCGGCCGCCGCCAGGGTGGCCACCGGCTCGAAGGTGGAGAAGATGGAGGTCCAGGCGCTGCCGATCTTCTCGATGGCCAGGTAGAGCAGGGAAATGGCCAGGGCCGTGGGCACGATGCCGAGGCTCAGGCCGATGCCCAGGCGCTCGAAGGTGTTCAGCTGGAAGATCGTTCCCGGGCCGTTGATCACGGTGAAGGCCAGGGCCGCGAACAGGACCACGAAGAAGGTGGCCTGGAGCGGCTCTTCGTTTTTCAGCAGGAGCTGGACCGCGATGAGATAGGCGGAGAACAGGAGCATGGAGACCAGGGCGTAGAACACTCCCGCGCCCGAGAGCCCCTTGAGGAAGGCGTCGTAGAAGACCAGGGCGCAGCCGAGCATGACCAGGGTGAGGGAGGCGACGACGCAGCGGTCGATGCGCAGTCGGAAGATCAGGGCCGAGAGCAGGGTCACGGCCACGGGATAGAAATAGAACACCAGGGCCGTGGTGGAGGCCGGAATCCGCTCCAGGGCCATGAAGAAGAGCACGCTCTGGAGGACGTAGAACACGCAGCCCAGCAGCGCGGCCTTGGCCAGAAGGCGGGGGCTCGGCCGCAGGGCGGCGGGATTGCGGATGAGCAGGACCACGGCCAGGATGAGCGCGCCGAAGGCGAAGCGGTGCTGGAGCATGCCCCAGGTGTCCATGCCCGCGGCGAAGCCGAGCTTGGCCATGATGGCCATCATGCCGTAGCAGATGGCCGAAATGACGGAATAGACCATTCCCCGGATCATGGTTCCTCCAACAAAGGAGGGGACCCTACTCTGGAAGCTCCTGACTGCCAAGCCTTTTGAGCAGGACGAGATATTCCTGGTTGCCCTTCGGGCCCTGGAGGCCGGCCGGAGCCGTTCCGAGGCAGGCCAGGCCGAGCTGCTCCGAACAGAAGCGCAGCACCGCGTCCACGGCCTCTTGCCGGTCCGCCTCGTCGCGCACCACGCCCTTGTCGGTGCGGCCCGGGCCCAGCTCGAACTGCGGCTTGACGAGGACGGCGGCCACCCCGCCGGGCTTGAGGAAACGCAGGCAGCCTTGCAGCACGCGGGTCACGGAGATGAAGGACACGTCGGCGGTGATGCAGTCCACGGGCTCGGGCAGGAGGTCGTCCGGCGGCTCCTTGAGGTTGACCCGTTCCAGGACCACCACGCGCGGATCCTGGCGCAGCTTCCAGTGCAGCTGGCCGTAGCCCACGTCGGCGGCGTAGACGCGCAGCGCGCCGTGCTGGAGCAGGCAGTCGGTGAAGCCGCCGGTGGAGGCCCCGGCGTCCAGGCAGACCATGCCCGAGGGATCGAGGCCCAGGCGCTCGATGGCCGTGAGCAGCTTGAAGCCGCCCCGGCTGACGAAGCGCTCCACGCCCTCGACCAGGAGTTCGGCGTCGGCCGGGAGCATCTGGCCGGGCTTGGCGATGGGCGTCTTCTGCCCGCGTTCGATGACGAAGGCCTGGCCCGCCATGACGAGGCGCTTGGCCTTCTCGCGGCTTTCGGCCAGGCCCCGCAGCGCCAGGAGCTGGTCGGCCCGCTCCCGCGCGGCCATCAGCGTTTCGTCAGGCCCAGGCGGCGGACCACATTGGCGGCGGCCTTGGCCGTGTATTCCTCCGGGCTCAGGGCGGCCTTGTCCCCGGGCTGGAGGATCAGCTCGGGCCGGTTGGCCAGGGCCGGGTCGGGCGTGATGCCGAACTCCGGCGGGAAGGTGTTCTCGAAGTACTGCTGCTGGAAGCCCACGAACTTGAGGTGGTGGGCAGTTGCGTCCAGGATGCAGGACTCACCGGCCGAAACCAGGCCGAGTTCCTTGGCTCGGCGCGCGCCCGCCAGGCATTCGCCGCCCTGGGTGCAGGCGATGTGGCCGTGGCGGTTGGCCAGGAGCATGCCCTCGATGATGGCCTGTTCCGTGACCTGGACCACCTGGAAGGAGTTCTCCCCGCCCAGGGCCTCGTAGCGCTCGGCGAAGTGCTTCACGCGGGGGAAGGAGACCGGGTTGCCGATCATGGCCGCCTGGGCCACGCTCGGGGTCACGGGCACGGGCGCGTAGGTCCGCTTGGCCGGGTCGTCCACGGCGTAGTAGCGGTAGACCGGGTCCGCGTGGTGCGACTGCACGCCGAAGATGCGCGGCAGGGTCTCGATGATCCCCAGGTCCAGGAGCTTGAGGAACCCGGCCATGACCGCCGTGATGTTGCCCGCGTTGCCGATGGGCACGAAGACGCACTTCCCGGCCATGTCCCAGCCGTACCACTGGGCCACCTCGAAGGCGTAGGACTCCTGGCCCAGGATGCGCCAGGCGTTCTTGGAGTTGAGCAGGGCCACGCGGTAGTTGTCGGCCAGGTACTCGACCACCTTCATGCAGTCGTCGAAGACCCCCGGGACCTCCAGGACGATGGCTCCGCTGCCCAGGGGCTGGGCCAATTGCTGGGGCGTGACCTTGCCGTGGGGTAGGAGGACCACGCTCTTGATCGGGCCGCCGACGTAGGCCGCGTAGAGGGCCGCCGAGGCCGAGGTGTCGCCCGTGGAGGCGCAGACCGTGAGCACCTGGTCCCAGCCCTGGCGGCGGATGCAGTGGCGCAGGTAGCTGAAGGCGCAGGCCATGCCCCGGTCCTTGAAGGACGCGCTCGGGTTCTGGCCGTCGTTCTTGTAGGCCGTGCGCAGCCCGGTGATCTCCCGCAGGGCCGGGCTGGACTCCACGATGGGCGTGTTGCCCTCGCCCAGGCAGACGATGTCCTCGGGCTCCAGCACCGGGGCCATGAGTTCGTAGAAGCGGAAGATGCCGCGCAGGGCCGGATCCTTGGAGGCCGCGCGGGCGTCGAATATCTCCCGCCATTCCCGGCCGGAGGTCTTCTTCAGGCTGTCGAAGGTCGTGTCGCGCAGCAGGAAGACGCCGCCGCATTCGGGACAGGTGTAGAGCAGCTCGTCGATGCCGTAGGTCTTGCCGCAGCCCAGGCAGTGGTATTCCATGACGCCGCGGTAGGTGGGAAAGTGCGGTTTCATCCGGGGTCTCCGAATTCGGTTAGGGCCAGACGCGCGGCATGCTCAGGATGACCATGACCGCGCCCAGGCTCATTTTCAGGGTGGTGCCCAGGGCCTTGCCCCAGAAAGCGCCCGTGGCCGCGCGCCGGGCCGCCGGGAAGTCCTTGCCCTGGATGAGTTCGATGAGCAGGCAGCCGGCGAAGGCCCCGGCCAGGGAGCCGGCGAGCGCGCCCAGGCCGAAGAGGAAGGGGGCCCCCAGGATCGCCCCGGCGATGGCCCCGACGATGCCGCCCAGGTTGCCCTTGGCGCTGGCGCCGTACTTGCGCGCGCCGTGGGCCTGGGCCGCGAACTCGGCGGCCTCTCCCGCCAGGGTCAGGGCCAGGAGCAGGCCCATGAACAGCCAGGTCATGCCGCCGGGCTGGGCCGGATGCAGCCAGGTCCAGGCGGCCAGCAGCGTCAGGGCCACCCAGTTGGCGGGCAGGCCGAAGACGTGCAGGAACTGCACGGCCGTGACCAGGGAGAGGAAGAGCGCGGCCCAGACATGGTCCATCAGGCGTTCCTCAGGTCCAGCACGCGCTTGGCCTTGCCCTCGCCCTTGGGAATGGAGTCGTGCTGCACGAGCTCCACCCGGGGCGTGATGAGCAGTTCGTCGCGCAGCCGGTCGGCGATGCGCTTCTGGAGCTTCTGCAGGGCGCGCATGTCTTCCACGAAGTATTCTTCCTTGATCTCCACCTTGACGCGCATCTGGTCGATGAATTCCTCGGTGAAGAGCTCGATGACGTAGTTCTGGCCCACCTCGGGCAGACACATGAGGGCCTGCTCCACCTGCATGGGATAGATGTTCACGCCCTTGATGATGAGCATGTCGTCGGCCCGGCCGGTGATCCGGTCGATGCGGCGGTGGGTCCGGCCGCAGGCGCATTCGCCGGGCAGGAAGCGGGTCAGGTCCCGGGTGCGGTAGCGCAGGATGGGCATGCCCTCGCGGGTCAGGGTGGTCATGACCAGCTCGCCAACTTCGCCCTCGGCCACGTGCTCGCCGGTCTCGGGATCGACGATCTCCGCCAGGTAGGAGTCCTCCCAGAGGTGCATGCCGTTCTGGCGTTCGCACTCGAAGGCCACGCCCGGGCCGTTCATCTCGGAGAGGCCATAGGAGTTGTAGGCCTTGAGGTGGAGCAGTTCCTCCACGCGGCGGCGCACCTCCTCGGTGTGGGGCTCCGCGCCGATGAGCGCGATGCGCCACTTGAGATCCGCCGGGTCGATGCCCTCGGACTTGAGGAAGGCCCCGAAGTACAGGGCGTAGGAGGGGATGATGTGCACGGCCGTGACGCCGAAGTCGCGGATGAGCTTGACCTGGCGCTTGGAGTTGCCTGCTCCGGCCGGGATGGTCAGGCAGCCGAGCTTCTCGGCCCCGTAGTGGATGCCCAGGCCGCCGGTGAACAGGCCGTAGCCGCTCATGTTCTGGAAGATGTCGCCCCGGCGCATCCCGGCGGAATACATGCTGCGGGCCATGAGGTCGGCCCAGCGGTCCAGGTCGGGCTGGGTGTAGAAGATGGCCGTGGGCGACCCGGTGGTGCCGGAGGAGGCATGCAGCCGTACGAACTCGTCCAGGGGGCGGCAGAGCAGGCCGTGGGGATAGTTCGCGCGCAGGTCGTTCTTGGTGGTGAAGGGCAGGCGGCGCACGTCGTCCACGCTCTTGATGTCCTCGGGACGGACACCGGCCTTGGCGAGGTGCTCCTTGTAGAACGGGGAATTGACGGCGTTTTCCACCACGGCCCGCAGGCGCTCGGCCTGGAGGCGAAGCAGGTCCGCGCGGGGCAGGGTCTCCTCCGCAGTGTAGAACATGGGTCCTCCCGACTGGTTATTCGTAGGGCGACTCGGACGGGTAGGGCGTGGCGCTCAGGTTCTCGAACGCGGTGTACTTCTTGAGGAAGGCCAGCTCCACCTCACCCACCGGGCCGTTGCGCTGCTTGCCGATGATGATCTCGGCGATGCCGGCCTTCGGGTTGTCGTCCTTCTTGTTGTAGAATTCGTCGCGGTACAGGAAGATGATCACGTCGGCGTCCTGCTCGATGGCGCCGGATTCGCGCAGGTCCGAGAGCATGGGGCGCTTGTTCGTGCGCTCCTCCACCTTGCGGTTGAGCTGGGACAGGGCGATGACCGGGATGTTCAGCTCCTTGGCCAGGGCCTTCAGGTTCCGCGAAATGTCCGAAATTTCCTGCTCGCGCGAGTCGATGTTGCGGCTGGAGCGCATGAGCTGGAGGTAGTCGATGACCACCAGCCCGAGCTTGTGCTCGGCCTTGAGGCGACGGCAGCGGGCGCGCAGTTCCAGGGTGGAGAGCGCCGGGGTGTCGTCGATGAAGATGGGCGCCTTGCCGAGCACGTCCGCGGCGTCCTGGAGCTTGGCCCAGTCCGAGTCCTCGATGAAGCCGCTGCGCAGGCGGGACAACTCGACCATGCCCTGGCAGGCCAGGAGACGGGTCATGAGCTGTTCCATGCTCATTTCCAGGGAGAAGACCGCCGTTGGCACCTCGGACTTGACCGCCGCGCGCAGGGCGAGATTCAGGGCGAAGGCCGTCTTGCCCATGCTCGGGCGGCCCGCGACGATGATCAGGTCGGAGTTCTGCAGGCCCGAGGTCATCTCGTCGAAGCGCACGTAGGTGGTGGCGATGCCCGTGACCGCGGACTTGTTCTCGTAGCGTTGCTCGAGCTGGTCGAAGACCCTGTGCACCAGGTCCTTTGAGGCCATGTAGGTGCTCTGGGCCTTGGCCTCGGCGATCTCGAAGATCTGCTTCTCCGAGGCGTCCAGCAGGGCGTCCACGTCCCGGGCCTCGTAGCACTCGGAGATGATCCCGCTGGAGACGTCGATGAGGCGGCGCAGCACGGACTTGTCGCGCACGATGCGCGCGTGGTGCAGGGCGTTGGCCGCGCTCACCGGGGAGTCGGCCAGCTCGGCCAGATAGACCGGGCCGCCCACCTGGTCCAGCTCGCCGGACTGCTTGAGGGCGTCCGTGACCGTGACCAGGTCGATGGGCCTGTTCAGGTTATAGAGGTCGATGAAGCACTGGAAGATGGCCGCGTGGGCCGGGGAGTAGAAGTCGTCGGGACCGACGAGGTCCACCAGGGAGTTGAAGAGGCTGTTCTTCAAAAAGACACCCCCCAGAACCGCCTGTTCGGCTTCCAGGTTCTGGGGGGGGACCTTGCGCAGGAGATCGGAGGAGGCCCTGGGCTGGGCCTCCCCCGATGGATTTCTGTCGCGGCCCCTAGGCCTGCTGGTCGTTTCCTTCCGTCCGCTGTTCATCGGTCGTCTCGGGAGCGGACTGCTCCGGCTCCTCGGCAACATGGCCTTCACGAACCACGGAGAGCTTGATGGCGGCGTGGACGTCGGGGTGCAGCTTGACCTCGATCTCGTACTCGCCCAAGGCGCGGATGGCTTCGGCCAGGACGATCTTGCGGCGGTCGATCTCGATGCCCTTCTCGGAGGCCAGGACGTCGGCGATGTTGGCCGAGGTCACGGAGCCGTAGAGCTTGTCGTTCTCGCCCACGCGCACGGCGATGGTCAGGGCCACGCCGTTGATGCGCTCGGCCACGTCGGCCGCGCCGGTGCGCAGCTTGTCGGCCTTGGCCTGGAGCTTCTTGCGCTCCAGTTCGAACTGCTTCAGGTTCGCCTCGGTGGCGGGCATGGCCAAGCCCTGGGGCACCAGGTAGTTGCGGCCGTAGCCGGGCTTGACGGTGACGATCTGACCGAGGCGGCCGAGGGCCTCCACGTCGGCACGCAGAATGAGTTTCATCTCCGGCCTCCTACAGGGTACGCTTCTTCACGTCCGTGCTGTGCACGGTGGTGTAGAAGAGCAGCGCCATCTGGCGGGCGCGCTTGATTTCAGTGGTCAGCTGCCGCTGGTGCTTGGCGCAGGTGCCGGTGATGCGGCGGGCGATGATCTTGCCGCGCTCGGTGATGTAGTCCCGAAGGATGTCGGCGCGCTTGTAGTCCAGGGGCAGGTTCTTGTCCGCGCAGAAGCGGCAGAACTTCTTGCGGGGGGTGAACTTCTTGCGGAATGCCATGGCCAGTCCTCCTTACGCCGCGGTCGTGTCCGACAGGCGGACGGTGACGAACTTGAAGATGCCGTCGGTGATGCGGATGTTGCGCTCCAGCTCCGCGACGAGCGGGCCGGGGCCGGCATACTCCAGGCGCACATAGTAGCCACGGGTCTGCTTCTGGACCGGATAGGCCAGGGTGCGGATTCCCCAATCGTCGACGACGTTCACCTTGCCCCCCTCGCGGTCCACGATGGCGGAGAGGTTGTCGATGAGCGTCTTGCGGTTCTCCTCGGCCAGCTCGGGCGAGAGAAGAACCAGCGTCTCGTAGGTCTGAGACATGCGTTCCTCCTTTTGGTCTATGGCCCTTCCCGTCGGGGAAGAGCAAGGCAGAACGGGCAACTTATTCGCTTGCCCCGCTGCTGTCAAGGCCGTTTCGTCTTGTCCGTGTCGGGCGGCGTCCAGCCGCACTCCTTCTTCGGCCCTCAGCCGAGGCCCAGGTTCGAGAGGGCCTTGCGGCAGAGCCAGAAGGACACGGCCAGGACGGCCAGGACGATGAGTCCCTTGAGCATCTCAGATCCCCATGATGCTGAAGCCGGAGTCCACGTAGAGCACTTCCCCGGTGATTCCGGCGGCCAGGGGGGAGGCGAGGAACAAAGCCGTGTTGCCGACATCCTCGGTGGTCACGTTGCGGTGCAGCGGGGCGTGCTCCTCCACGTGGGCCAGGATGCTCTTGAAGCCGGAGATGCCCGAGGAGGCCAGGGTCTTGATCGGCCCGGCGCTGACGGCGTTGATGCGCACGCCCTTTTGGCCCAGGTCGGCGGCCAGGTAGCGCACGCTGGCCTCCAGGGCGGCCTTGGCCACGCCCATGACGTTGTAGTTGGTCACCACCTGGGTGGAGCCGTGATAGGTCATGGTCAGGACCGAGGCGTCGGGGCTCAGCAGTTCCTCGTAGGCCCGGCAGAGGGCCACCAGGGAGAAGGCCGAGATGTCCAGGGCCAGCTTGAAGCCGTCGCGGGAGGTCTCGATGTAGCGGCCCTTGAGGTCGTCGCGGTTGGCGAAGGCCACGGAGTGCACGAGCACGTCCACGCCGCCCCATTTTTCGCGCACCATGTCCACCGAGGCGCTGATGCTCGCGTCGTCGGTCACGTCGCAGGGGAAGACGAATTCGCCGCCCAGAGCCTCGTTGATGGGCTCGACCCGCTTCTGGATGGCCTCGTTCACATAGCTGAAGGCCAGGCGGGCGCCGTTCTTCTTGAACGCCTCGGCGATGCCGTAGGCGATGCTCTTGTCGTTGGCCACTCCGAAGACGAGGGCCCTCTTTCCTTGCAGAAGCATGTTCAATCTCCTTGGTTCGTCTCGGAAGGCTAAACCGCCAGCTCCGTTCCGGTCAACAGGCGATAGGCTTCCAGATATTTCTCCTGGGTCTTTTCGGCGATCTCCGCCGGGATGCGCGGGGCCGGAGGCCGCTTGTCGAAACCGATCTCCTCCAGCCAGTCGCGCAGGAACTGCTTGTCGAAACTCGGCTGGCCCCGGCCGGGGGCGTAGCCGTCGGCGGGCCAGAAGCGCGAGGAGTCAGGGGTCAGGACCTCGTCGATGAGCAGCAGCCCGTCGGCGGTGGCGCCGAAC of Desulfovibrio aminophilus contains these proteins:
- a CDS encoding DUF456 domain-containing protein, which translates into the protein MDHVWAALFLSLVTAVQFLHVFGLPANWVALTLLAAWTWLHPAQPGGMTWLFMGLLLALTLAGEAAEFAAQAHGARKYGASAKGNLGGIVGAIAGAILGAPFLFGLGALAGSLAGAFAGCLLIELIQGKDFPAARRAATGAFWGKALGTTLKMSLGAVMVILSMPRVWP
- a CDS encoding TlyA family RNA methyltransferase, translating into MAARERADQLLALRGLAESREKAKRLVMAGQAFVIERGQKTPIAKPGQMLPADAELLVEGVERFVSRGGFKLLTAIERLGLDPSGMVCLDAGASTGGFTDCLLQHGALRVYAADVGYGQLHWKLRQDPRVVVLERVNLKEPPDDLLPEPVDCITADVSFISVTRVLQGCLRFLKPGGVAAVLVKPQFELGPGRTDKGVVRDEADRQEAVDAVLRFCSEQLGLACLGTAPAGLQGPKGNQEYLVLLKRLGSQELPE
- the thrC gene encoding threonine synthase yields the protein MKPHFPTYRGVMEYHCLGCGKTYGIDELLYTCPECGGVFLLRDTTFDSLKKTSGREWREIFDARAASKDPALRGIFRFYELMAPVLEPEDIVCLGEGNTPIVESSPALREITGLRTAYKNDGQNPSASFKDRGMACAFSYLRHCIRRQGWDQVLTVCASTGDTSASAALYAAYVGGPIKSVVLLPHGKVTPQQLAQPLGSGAIVLEVPGVFDDCMKVVEYLADNYRVALLNSKNAWRILGQESYAFEVAQWYGWDMAGKCVFVPIGNAGNITAVMAGFLKLLDLGIIETLPRIFGVQSHHADPVYRYYAVDDPAKRTYAPVPVTPSVAQAAMIGNPVSFPRVKHFAERYEALGGENSFQVVQVTEQAIIEGMLLANRHGHIACTQGGECLAGARRAKELGLVSAGESCILDATAHHLKFVGFQQQYFENTFPPEFGITPDPALANRPELILQPGDKAALSPEEYTAKAAANVVRRLGLTKR
- the rplI gene encoding 50S ribosomal protein L9, whose product is MKLILRADVEALGRLGQIVTVKPGYGRNYLVPQGLAMPATEANLKQFELERKKLQAKADKLRTGAADVAERINGVALTIAVRVGENDKLYGSVTSANIADVLASEKGIEIDRRKIVLAEAIRALGEYEIEVKLHPDVHAAIKLSVVREGHVAEEPEQSAPETTDEQRTEGNDQQA
- a CDS encoding phenylacetate--CoA ligase family protein, whose protein sequence is MFYTAEETLPRADLLRLQAERLRAVVENAVNSPFYKEHLAKAGVRPEDIKSVDDVRRLPFTTKNDLRANYPHGLLCRPLDEFVRLHASSGTTGSPTAIFYTQPDLDRWADLMARSMYSAGMRRGDIFQNMSGYGLFTGGLGIHYGAEKLGCLTIPAGAGNSKRQVKLIRDFGVTAVHIIPSYALYFGAFLKSEGIDPADLKWRIALIGAEPHTEEVRRRVEELLHLKAYNSYGLSEMNGPGVAFECERQNGMHLWEDSYLAEIVDPETGEHVAEGEVGELVMTTLTREGMPILRYRTRDLTRFLPGECACGRTHRRIDRITGRADDMLIIKGVNIYPMQVEQALMCLPEVGQNYVIELFTEEFIDQMRVKVEIKEEYFVEDMRALQKLQKRIADRLRDELLITPRVELVQHDSIPKGEGKAKRVLDLRNA
- a CDS encoding DMT family transporter, with translation MIRGMVYSVISAICYGMMAIMAKLGFAAGMDTWGMLQHRFAFGALILAVVLLIRNPAALRPSPRLLAKAALLGCVFYVLQSVLFFMALERIPASTTALVFYFYPVAVTLLSALIFRLRIDRCVVASLTLVMLGCALVFYDAFLKGLSGAGVFYALVSMLLFSAYLIAVQLLLKNEEPLQATFFVVLFAALAFTVINGPGTIFQLNTFERLGIGLSLGIVPTALAISLLYLAIEKIGSAWTSIFSTFEPVATLAAAGLILGEQVVALQLFGVVFIVAGIILPNARMLTARKAMGTKTA
- a CDS encoding enoyl-ACP reductase, yielding MLLQGKRALVFGVANDKSIAYGIAEAFKKNGARLAFSYVNEAIQKRVEPINEALGGEFVFPCDVTDDASISASVDMVREKWGGVDVLVHSVAFANRDDLKGRYIETSRDGFKLALDISAFSLVALCRAYEELLSPDASVLTMTYHGSTQVVTNYNVMGVAKAALEASVRYLAADLGQKGVRINAVSAGPIKTLASSGISGFKSILAHVEEHAPLHRNVTTEDVGNTALFLASPLAAGITGEVLYVDSGFSIMGI
- the rpsR gene encoding 30S ribosomal protein S18, translating into MAFRKKFTPRKKFCRFCADKNLPLDYKRADILRDYITERGKIIARRITGTCAKHQRQLTTEIKRARQMALLFYTTVHSTDVKKRTL
- the dnaB gene encoding replicative DNA helicase, which gives rise to MNSGRKETTSRPRGRDRNPSGEAQPRASSDLLRKVPPQNLEAEQAVLGGVFLKNSLFNSLVDLVGPDDFYSPAHAAIFQCFIDLYNLNRPIDLVTVTDALKQSGELDQVGGPVYLAELADSPVSAANALHHARIVRDKSVLRRLIDVSSGIISECYEARDVDALLDASEKQIFEIAEAKAQSTYMASKDLVHRVFDQLEQRYENKSAVTGIATTYVRFDEMTSGLQNSDLIIVAGRPSMGKTAFALNLALRAAVKSEVPTAVFSLEMSMEQLMTRLLACQGMVELSRLRSGFIEDSDWAKLQDAADVLGKAPIFIDDTPALSTLELRARCRRLKAEHKLGLVVIDYLQLMRSSRNIDSREQEISDISRNLKALAKELNIPVIALSQLNRKVEERTNKRPMLSDLRESGAIEQDADVIIFLYRDEFYNKKDDNPKAGIAEIIIGKQRNGPVGEVELAFLKKYTAFENLSATPYPSESPYE
- the rpsF gene encoding 30S ribosomal protein S6, with amino-acid sequence MSQTYETLVLLSPELAEENRKTLIDNLSAIVDREGGKVNVVDDWGIRTLAYPVQKQTRGYYVRLEYAGPGPLVAELERNIRITDGIFKFVTVRLSDTTAA